GGTCCAGCTCGCCCGCCTCCAGCACATAACGCACCATTTCCTCCCGGGTCGCTCTCAGATGCGGTGCAACCCTCCGGTAGGCTTCCTGGGAGCCGATGTGGTCCTTTTCGTAGGCCCTGTTGATGCGTTCCCACTCCTCGGGAACGGAAAACCTGCTGAGGATGCCGTAGCCCATGTCCCGGGGACTGATTGTCCCGTCAAAGTCACAGAACAATAACGTCCTGTTTTTATCCGGCATTACTGAATTTCCCGTCTGATCTAAAGTACCGGTCACAAAGAAAACTCCCCCCACTGCCCTGCGGGCCGTGCCCTTGATACGGCCCGGACCCGAACAGCTCTTACTTACTCCCTGTCGGACTTTCTCATGAAGGCCTGAAAGAAATCGATGGGTATGGGGAAGAGCGTCGTCGAATTATTCTCTGTGGCAATTGCCGCCAGGGTCTGTAGATACCTCAATTGGAGCGCTATGGGTTCCTTCGCGATGACAACACCCGCCTCGTTGAGTTTCTGCGCGGCCTGGAATTCACCTTCCGCGGAAATGACCTTCGCGCGCCGCTCGCGTTCCGCCTCGGCCTGCCTCGCCATGGCACGTTTCATCATTTCAGGCAGGTCGATATGCTTGACCTCCACGTTGCTCACCTTGATACCCCATGCATCGGTATTCCGGTCGAGGATCTGCTGGAGATGTTCGTTGATCTTCTCCCGTTCTGAAAGCAGTTCGTCCAGTTCAACCTCACCGCAGACACTTCTCAGTGTTGTCTGGGCGAGTTGAGATGTCGCGTAAAGATAGTTTTCAACTTCTATGACAGCGTCATTGGCCGTAATCACCCTGAAATAGATGACGGCATTGACGCTTACCGAGACGTTGTCACGGGTAATCACGTCCTGGGGCGGAACATCCATGGTTATGGTCCTCATGTCCACTTTGACAAGCCGGTCGACAATGGGAATCAGGATGATCAGGCCGGGCCCCTTTGTGGCAATGACCCTTCCAAGTCTGAAGATAACGCCCCGCTCGTACTCGTTGAGTATCCTGATTGCCGATGCCAGGAACAGCACCACCAGGACCAGTATCGGCGCAAGAGTATATACCATGACTCGTTTCCTCCTTTTGTAGTTACCTCAGTCGTTCTGTTCCAGCGGCTCCACCTCGAGCACAAGCCCTTTCATGCCGATTACCCGGACAGGGGTCCCCGCTTCGATTCTCCGGACACTCACGGCGTTCCAGTGTTCGCTTTTGACGAAGACCGTGCCCGCCCGATGGACAGGTGTCTCGGCCCGGCCCGTCGCGCCCATCATCCCTTCCATCCCCGTGGCCGGCTTTCTTCTGTGGGCCCTGACGGCCATACCGATGACGGTTATGAAAAAGGCGCTCACCACGATGATCGCGGGAATCATTACCTTGAAAGAAACTCTGAGCGCGGGATCGGCGGAATCAAACAGGAGGAGCGACCCGAAGACCAGTGAAATGACGCCTGCCACTGAAAGCATGCCGTAACTCGCCACCATGATTTCCGCCACGAAGAGTATTACCGCCAGTACGATAAGAAGAATCCCGGCATAGTTTACGGGCAATGTCTGCATGGCAAAAAAGGCGAGGAGCAGTGATATGGCCCCCACCACACCGGGCAGAATAGCGCCGGGATTTGAAAATTCAAAGTAGAGCCCCGCCAACCCTATGAGAAGCAGAAGGTATGCTATATTCGGATTGGCGATAGTTGTCAATATCCTGTCTCTCAACCCCATGCCTTTGTAGTTGAGAACAACTCCCTTCGTCGCCAGGGTCGTCATACCCGGCGGCAACTCGACGTCCCTGCCGTCGATCTGCCGGAGGAGATCCTCCATATTCAGGGCCACCACATCGATAACGTTTTTTTCCCTGGCTTCTTCAGCCGTGATAGAAACGCTTTCACGAACGGCTGCCTCGGCCCATTCGGCGTTTCGACCTCGTCGTTCAGCTATGCCCACGGTATAGGCCACGGCATCGCTGACAACCTTTTTCTCCATGGTTTCGTCCATCTTGCCGCCCACGCCGATGGCAACGGGATGGGCCGCACCGATATTTGTTCCCGGAGCCATAGCCGCCACATGGGCGGCCATGGTAATCATGACACCCGCCGAGGCCGCCCGGGCCCCCGATGGGGAAACATACACGATCACCGGCAGGGGAGCGTTGAGAATGGATTTAACGATGTCGCGCATGGACGTATCAAGTCCTCCCGGCGTGTCCAGGGCAATGATGAGACCCGCCGAGCCGGATACCTGCGACTCCTCGAGACTCTTGACGACATAGCTCGCCACCGCGGGAGTGATGGCGCCATCGATGGTGATCACGTCAAAAACGGCGGAGCCTCCCCTGTCGGATGCCCCGAGAGGCGTACAGAACACCCATGCCGCCAGCAGGACGACCATCATGTACAGGAACAGCGAACGTGGTGTGTCAGATGTCATGGAAGTCATGCTTCCTTTCTTTCATGATTCCGCCGGGAACGACAGCAGATTCATGATCATCTGCATGTCCTCCCAGACCTTTCGTTTCGCGCCCTGGTTCCGCAGGAGATAGGCAGGGTGATAGGTCGGCATGAGAGGAGTTCCCCGATATTCGTGAAAGGTCCCCCTCAGCACGGTGATGGGAGCATCCTTTCCCAACAGCGTTTTAGCGGCAAAGGTCCCCAGGGCACAGATAACACGGGGCTGAATAGCGTCAATCTGTCTCTTCAGGAAGGGTTCGCAGGCGCTGATCTCGTCGGGTCCGGGGTTCCTGTTTTCCGGCG
This portion of the Syntrophales bacterium genome encodes:
- a CDS encoding slipin family protein — protein: MVYTLAPILVLVVLFLASAIRILNEYERGVIFRLGRVIATKGPGLIILIPIVDRLVKVDMRTITMDVPPQDVITRDNVSVSVNAVIYFRVITANDAVIEVENYLYATSQLAQTTLRSVCGEVELDELLSEREKINEHLQQILDRNTDAWGIKVSNVEVKHIDLPEMMKRAMARQAEAERERRAKVISAEGEFQAAQKLNEAGVVIAKEPIALQLRYLQTLAAIATENNSTTLFPIPIDFFQAFMRKSDRE
- a CDS encoding nodulation protein NfeD gives rise to the protein MTSDTPRSLFLYMMVVLLAAWVFCTPLGASDRGGSAVFDVITIDGAITPAVASYVVKSLEESQVSGSAGLIIALDTPGGLDTSMRDIVKSILNAPLPVIVYVSPSGARAASAGVMITMAAHVAAMAPGTNIGAAHPVAIGVGGKMDETMEKKVVSDAVAYTVGIAERRGRNAEWAEAAVRESVSITAEEAREKNVIDVVALNMEDLLRQIDGRDVELPPGMTTLATKGVVLNYKGMGLRDRILTTIANPNIAYLLLLIGLAGLYFEFSNPGAILPGVVGAISLLLAFFAMQTLPVNYAGILLIVLAVILFVAEIMVASYGMLSVAGVISLVFGSLLLFDSADPALRVSFKVMIPAIIVVSAFFITVIGMAVRAHRRKPATGMEGMMGATGRAETPVHRAGTVFVKSEHWNAVSVRRIEAGTPVRVIGMKGLVLEVEPLEQND